The Bicyclus anynana chromosome Z, ilBicAnyn1.1, whole genome shotgun sequence genome window below encodes:
- the LOC112043812 gene encoding uncharacterized protein LOC112043812: MMIFGITTRYVWFAVPMTGFFIGKYLDDQETLRMTNFRDKSALYAGRVKEGEPPSWP, from the coding sequence ATGATGATATTTGGAATAACCACACGTTATGTGTGGTTTGCTGTACCTATGACGGGATTCTTTATTGGAAAATATCTTGATGATCAGGAAACACTCAGAATGACTAACTTCAGAGACAAGTCAGCTCTGTATGCAGGCAGGGTGAAAGAAGGAGAACCACCGTCATGGCCATGA